Proteins encoded within one genomic window of Cydia pomonella isolate Wapato2018A chromosome 12, ilCydPomo1, whole genome shotgun sequence:
- the LOC133523519 gene encoding uncharacterized protein C16orf52 homolog A: protein MDKLTVISGTLFMAADVFAIVSLAMPDWIITDVGGDTRLGLMWSCITLYNRPQVCFTPDLQPEWLLALICIFIGCICITTTVILLASSHFDRNVIPYARWVGFAAMVVFCLAAVIFPMGFHVDEIGGQPYQLPNSHQVGISYILFVLSLWITVISELFAGKVCLPHF from the exons ATGGATAAGCTAACAGTTATATCTGGGACTCTATTCATGGCAGCTGATGTGTTTGCAATAGTTAGCCTTGCCATGCCCGACTGGATAATTACCGATGTTGGAG GGGATACTCGACTAGGGCTTATGTGGTCCTGTATTACACTATATAACAGACCACAAGTATGCTTCACTCCAGACCTACAACCTGAATGGCTACTAGCCCTTATTTGCATCTTTATTGGATGTATATGCATCACAACAACTGTGATACTCTTGGCATCAAGTCACTTTGATCGTAATGTTATCCCATATGCAAGATGGGTGGGCTTTGCTgcaa TGGTAGTTTTCTGCTTAGCTGCAGTTATTTTCCCGATGGGATTCCATGTTGATGAGATCGGAGGCCAGCCATATCAACTGCCAAACAGCCATCAAGTAGGAATATCTTACATATTATTTGTTCTCTCACTGTGGATAACAGTAATATCGGAGCTCTTTGCTGGCAAAGTGTGTCTGCCCCACTTTTAA